One genomic region from uncultured Subdoligranulum sp. encodes:
- a CDS encoding Rnf-Nqr domain containing protein — translation MSSQIATFATIFFSMILVNNYVLVQFLGICPFLGVSKKLDSSVGMGMAVIAVMVIATAVTFPLQIFLLDAFNLGYMQTIIFILVIAVLVQLIEITLKRYVPALYQSLGVYLPLITTNCCVLGVTILAVQDYSAIVEASGFGLAYAEALICAAGAGVGFLVAMLLFCGVRQRVENSNPPESFKGLPITLVSAAITSLSFMGFGGLVENIINAIL, via the coding sequence ATGAGTTCCCAGATTGCAACCTTTGCCACCATCTTCTTCAGCATGATCCTGGTCAATAACTACGTGCTGGTGCAGTTCCTGGGCATCTGCCCCTTCCTGGGCGTTTCCAAGAAGCTGGATTCTTCGGTGGGCATGGGCATGGCCGTCATTGCGGTCATGGTCATCGCCACGGCGGTCACCTTCCCGCTGCAGATCTTCCTGCTGGATGCCTTTAACCTGGGCTACATGCAGACCATCATCTTCATTCTGGTCATCGCCGTGCTGGTCCAGCTCATTGAAATCACCCTGAAGCGCTACGTCCCGGCCCTGTACCAGTCGCTGGGCGTCTACCTGCCGCTCATCACCACCAACTGCTGCGTGCTGGGCGTGACCATCCTGGCCGTGCAGGACTACTCCGCCATCGTGGAGGCCTCCGGCTTCGGTCTGGCTTACGCTGAGGCGCTGATCTGCGCGGCGGGCGCCGGTGTGGGCTTCCTGGTGGCCATGCTGCTCTTCTGCGGCGTGCGCCAGCGGGTGGAAAACTCCAACCCGCCGGAGAGCTTCAAGGGCCTGCCCATCACGCTGGTTTCGGCGGCCATCACCTCGCTGAGCTTCATGGGCTTCGGCGGCCTGGTGGAGAACATCATCAACGCGATTCTGTGA
- a CDS encoding electron transport complex subunit E, producing the protein MAEKPSKWKVFTAGIIRENPVLRLVLGCCSALAVTTTVSGAVGMGLSMTFVLVCSNIVISALRKVIPGKVHLPCYIVIIATFVTVVQMVLQAFVPELYKSLGVFLALIVVNCIILGRAEMFACKNTVVDSALDGLGMGIGYILTMTLMSSIREIIGSGSWLGITIIPESVDRMTIMNSAPGGFFVFGCLMAGCVWLERKLNKPIERKTCGDVMLEQIDAAKTEQKGGAEA; encoded by the coding sequence ATGGCGGAAAAACCGAGCAAGTGGAAAGTCTTTACCGCGGGTATCATCCGTGAGAACCCCGTGCTGCGCCTGGTGCTGGGCTGCTGCTCCGCCCTGGCCGTCACCACCACCGTTTCCGGCGCCGTGGGCATGGGCCTGTCCATGACCTTCGTGCTGGTCTGCTCCAACATTGTCATTTCGGCGCTGCGCAAGGTCATCCCCGGCAAGGTGCATCTGCCCTGCTACATCGTCATCATCGCCACTTTCGTCACGGTGGTGCAGATGGTGCTGCAGGCCTTTGTGCCGGAACTGTACAAGTCGCTGGGCGTTTTCCTGGCGCTGATCGTCGTCAACTGCATCATCCTCGGCCGTGCCGAGATGTTTGCCTGCAAGAACACCGTGGTGGATTCCGCCCTGGACGGTCTGGGCATGGGCATCGGCTACATCCTGACCATGACCCTCATGTCCTCCATCCGTGAGATCATCGGCAGCGGCAGCTGGCTGGGCATCACCATCATTCCCGAGAGCGTCGACCGCATGACCATCATGAACTCGGCGCCCGGCGGTTTCTTCGTCTTCGGCTGCCTGATGGCCGGCTGTGTCTGGCTGGAGCGCAAGCTGAACAAGCCCATCGAGCGCAAGACCTGCGGCGACGTGATGCTGGAACAGATCGATGCCGCCAAGACCGAGCAGAAAGGGGGCGCTGAAGCATGA
- a CDS encoding FMN-binding protein, whose protein sequence is MANNQTPEKQSAFKELVLPVIVLVVICLVCSALLAVLNDVTAPIIDANTKAETLAAYLSVLPEGTTDADLTEVTDITTPDVEGAVTTSAGAAAVKAVASGYSGKDVTVYVAFDMDGTISNISVDASTQTTGIGSKVADESFTSGFIGWNGGAVSSGNPVDGVASATYSSNAVFTAVNAAIDCYTNEIKGGM, encoded by the coding sequence ATGGCGAACAACCAGACTCCGGAAAAGCAGAGCGCCTTCAAGGAACTGGTGCTGCCGGTCATCGTGCTGGTGGTCATCTGCCTGGTGTGCAGCGCCCTGCTGGCGGTCCTCAATGACGTGACCGCCCCCATCATCGACGCCAACACCAAGGCCGAGACGCTGGCCGCCTATCTGTCGGTGCTGCCCGAGGGTACCACCGACGCCGACCTCACCGAAGTGACCGACATCACCACTCCCGACGTGGAGGGCGCTGTCACCACCAGCGCGGGTGCCGCGGCGGTCAAGGCGGTTGCCTCCGGCTATTCCGGCAAGGATGTCACCGTCTATGTGGCCTTTGACATGGACGGCACCATCTCCAACATCAGCGTGGACGCTTCCACCCAGACCACCGGCATCGGCTCCAAGGTGGCCGACGAGAGCTTCACCTCCGGCTTCATTGGCTGGAACGGGGGAGCGGTCTCCAGCGGCAACCCGGTGGACGGCGTGGCCAGCGCCACCTATTCCAGCAATGCGGTCTTTACTGCCGTGAACGCGGCCATCGACTGCTATACCAACGAAATCAAAGGGGGTATGTAA
- a CDS encoding RnfABCDGE type electron transport complex subunit D, with protein MEDRLLVTASPHIRDHSTTRGLMGYVVIALLPCVLASALIFGVQALVQVVVTTFACVAFEYLYEILTHKQNTVGDLSAVVTGIILALNMPVGMPLWIAVVGAFVAIVITKQLFGGIGYNFANPALVGRIVLFLGFTARMTAYVYPDMAVDALASATPLSSSVDLGAVKFLDMFLGLHGGMLGETCVLAILAGFAILLATGTVQATIPVSIVATCYILTLLYTRDPYVALMECMAGGLLFGAVFMATDYVTSPFTTKGKLFYGIFIGLVTFLIRHFASMNEGMSFAILLGNLMVPWFNAWGHQVPLGYKKAKKAKAKKEGGAD; from the coding sequence ATGGAAGATCGTCTGCTGGTAACCGCCTCGCCGCATATCCGGGACCATTCCACCACCCGCGGCCTCATGGGCTATGTTGTCATCGCCCTGCTGCCCTGCGTGCTGGCCTCGGCCCTGATTTTCGGCGTGCAGGCGCTGGTGCAGGTGGTCGTCACCACCTTTGCCTGCGTGGCGTTTGAATATCTGTACGAAATCCTGACCCATAAACAGAACACGGTGGGGGATCTCTCCGCCGTGGTCACCGGCATTATCCTGGCCCTCAACATGCCGGTGGGCATGCCGCTGTGGATCGCGGTGGTGGGCGCCTTTGTGGCCATCGTCATCACCAAGCAGCTGTTCGGCGGCATTGGCTACAACTTCGCCAACCCCGCCCTGGTGGGCCGTATCGTGCTGTTCCTGGGCTTCACCGCCCGCATGACGGCCTACGTCTACCCCGATATGGCGGTGGATGCCCTGGCTTCCGCCACGCCGCTCTCCTCCTCGGTGGACCTGGGCGCCGTCAAGTTCCTGGATATGTTCCTGGGCCTGCACGGCGGCATGCTGGGTGAAACCTGCGTGCTGGCCATCCTGGCCGGTTTTGCCATTCTGCTGGCCACCGGCACCGTTCAGGCCACCATTCCGGTGAGCATCGTGGCCACCTGCTACATCCTGACGCTGCTCTACACCCGGGACCCCTACGTGGCCCTGATGGAGTGCATGGCGGGCGGCCTTCTGTTCGGCGCGGTCTTCATGGCCACCGACTACGTCACCAGCCCGTTCACGACGAAGGGCAAGCTGTTCTACGGCATCTTCATCGGCCTGGTGACCTTCCTCATCCGCCACTTCGCCAGCATGAATGAGGGCATGAGCTTCGCCATTCTGCTGGGCAACCTCATGGTGCCCTGGTTCAACGCCTGGGGCCATCAGGTGCCGCTGGGCTACAAGAAAGCCAAAAAAGCAAAAGCCAAAAAGGAAGGGGGTGCTGACTGA
- the rsxC gene encoding electron transport complex subunit RsxC, protein MFKSLKRSAKGASVPHVKATAGQPTVKMPVPEHVIIPMSMHIGAPAEPVVKKGDTVMVGTLIGKASGFVSANIHSSVSGTVQDVAPMRMVNGAMTTAVAIKTDGQQTIDPACVPPTVTDKASLLAAIQACGLVGVGGAGFPTHVKLAADTVDTLLINAAECEPYLTTDCREMLECSDTIISGIAAVMKYCNIPNCIIGIERNKPECIDQMYSLTRNMPGVSVKPLPTRYPQGAEKTLVETCTGREVPQVGPSGKAGLPADVGCIIMNVTSVSTLGKYLKTGMPLITKRVTVEGDAIVKPQNVEVPIGTLYRDVIEACGGIKPDVELGKIIFGGPMMGGAAPSADFPVLKQNNGLLLFSKQAANLPEASACIRCGRCIDACPMGLEPVVVAEAFNNKDFAALKARCVDLCVACGSCSYACPAKRPVSQTMTLAKAWYLSEVRKGGK, encoded by the coding sequence TTGTTCAAGTCCCTAAAGCGTTCGGCCAAAGGCGCGAGCGTGCCGCATGTGAAGGCGACAGCAGGACAGCCGACCGTCAAGATGCCGGTGCCCGAGCATGTCATCATTCCCATGTCGATGCACATCGGCGCACCGGCGGAACCTGTCGTCAAGAAGGGCGACACTGTCATGGTTGGCACGCTGATCGGCAAAGCCAGCGGCTTTGTCAGCGCCAACATTCACTCCAGCGTATCCGGCACGGTGCAGGATGTGGCACCCATGCGGATGGTCAACGGTGCAATGACCACCGCGGTGGCCATCAAGACGGACGGTCAGCAGACCATTGACCCGGCCTGTGTACCGCCCACCGTCACCGACAAAGCCAGCCTGCTGGCGGCCATTCAGGCCTGCGGTCTGGTGGGCGTGGGCGGCGCCGGATTCCCGACCCATGTGAAGCTGGCCGCCGACACTGTCGACACGCTGCTCATCAACGCGGCGGAGTGCGAGCCCTACCTGACCACCGACTGCCGGGAAATGCTGGAATGCAGCGATACCATCATCTCGGGCATTGCCGCCGTGATGAAGTACTGCAACATTCCCAACTGCATCATCGGCATCGAGCGCAACAAACCCGAGTGCATCGACCAGATGTATTCTCTGACCCGGAATATGCCGGGCGTCAGCGTCAAACCGCTGCCCACCCGCTATCCCCAGGGCGCCGAGAAGACGCTGGTGGAGACCTGCACCGGCCGGGAAGTCCCCCAGGTGGGCCCCTCCGGCAAGGCGGGCCTGCCCGCCGACGTGGGCTGCATCATCATGAACGTGACCAGCGTGTCCACCCTGGGCAAGTACCTCAAGACCGGCATGCCGCTGATCACCAAGCGCGTCACGGTGGAGGGCGACGCCATCGTCAAGCCCCAGAACGTGGAAGTGCCCATCGGCACGCTGTACCGGGATGTGATCGAGGCCTGCGGCGGCATCAAGCCCGACGTGGAGCTGGGCAAGATCATCTTCGGCGGCCCCATGATGGGCGGCGCTGCGCCCAGCGCGGATTTCCCCGTGCTGAAGCAGAACAACGGCCTGCTGCTCTTCAGCAAACAGGCGGCCAACCTGCCCGAAGCCTCCGCCTGCATCCGCTGCGGCCGCTGCATCGACGCCTGCCCCATGGGTCTGGAGCCCGTTGTGGTGGCGGAAGCCTTCAACAACAAGGACTTTGCGGCCCTCAAGGCCCGCTGCGTGGATCTCTGCGTGGCCTGCGGCAGCTGCAGCTATGCCTGCCCGGCCAAGCGCCCCGTCAGCCAGACCATGACGCTGGCCAAGGCGTGGTATCTCTCTGAAGTGCGGAAAGGAGGCAAATAA
- a CDS encoding Sapep family Mn(2+)-dependent dipeptidase translates to MNDPRWASIDAFAEQNRENILRDITRLVAVPSVEGTPEPGAPFGAGPKAALDKALEIAAELGLQTHNADGYIGWAETGPIGEGQKFLATITHVDVVPEGNGWDADPYTVRVKDGWLLGRGVADDKGPGILCLYALKYLKDNGVALKYPVRALLGANEETNMHDVDYYAEHYPMPAFCFTPDAEFPVCNGEKGGFNGEFVSPKLEKGAILDFAGGVARNAVPNQASCTVRVAPEAVKLTEGVTAEAGENGTTVLHGWGKSGHAAMPAGTVNAIALLVDCLLANDFCTPQERAYLEVLHTLHASTDGSALGIAANDGLFDPLTIIGGTIEMQDGVIRQSFDCRYPTNTDPDKMTAALEKVCGDAAHLEHLTSKVPFYIEADSPAIQTLITTYNEVTGENKTPFTMGGGTYARHFPYAVSFGPEHTDLAIPDFAGPMHGANEGAPFEKLMEALKIYILALLRLQEIDL, encoded by the coding sequence ATGAACGATCCGCGTTGGGCGTCCATCGACGCCTTTGCTGAACAGAACCGCGAGAATATCCTGCGGGACATCACCCGCCTGGTGGCGGTGCCCAGTGTGGAGGGCACGCCGGAGCCGGGGGCTCCCTTCGGCGCCGGGCCCAAGGCCGCCCTGGACAAGGCCCTGGAGATCGCCGCCGAGCTGGGCCTGCAGACCCATAATGCCGACGGCTACATCGGCTGGGCCGAGACCGGCCCCATTGGGGAGGGCCAGAAATTCCTGGCCACCATCACCCATGTGGACGTGGTGCCGGAGGGCAACGGCTGGGACGCCGACCCCTACACCGTGCGGGTGAAAGACGGCTGGCTGCTGGGCCGCGGCGTGGCGGACGACAAGGGCCCCGGCATCCTCTGCCTGTACGCGCTGAAATACCTCAAGGACAACGGCGTGGCGCTGAAGTACCCCGTGCGCGCGCTGCTGGGCGCCAACGAGGAGACCAACATGCATGACGTGGACTACTACGCCGAGCACTACCCCATGCCGGCCTTCTGCTTCACGCCGGACGCCGAATTCCCGGTGTGCAACGGCGAGAAGGGCGGCTTCAACGGTGAGTTCGTCAGCCCCAAACTGGAAAAGGGCGCCATCCTGGACTTTGCAGGCGGTGTGGCCCGCAACGCGGTGCCCAACCAGGCCAGCTGCACGGTGCGGGTGGCCCCCGAGGCCGTCAAGCTCACCGAAGGTGTGACCGCCGAGGCAGGGGAGAACGGCACCACGGTGCTGCACGGCTGGGGCAAGAGCGGCCACGCGGCCATGCCGGCGGGCACGGTGAACGCCATCGCCCTGCTGGTGGACTGCCTGCTGGCCAACGACTTCTGCACGCCCCAGGAGCGGGCCTACCTGGAGGTGCTGCACACGCTGCACGCCTCCACCGACGGCAGCGCCCTGGGCATTGCGGCCAACGACGGGCTGTTTGACCCGCTGACCATCATCGGCGGCACCATCGAGATGCAGGACGGTGTGATCCGCCAGAGCTTTGACTGCCGGTATCCCACCAACACCGACCCCGACAAGATGACCGCTGCCCTGGAGAAGGTCTGCGGCGACGCGGCCCATCTGGAGCATCTGACCAGCAAGGTGCCCTTCTACATCGAGGCGGACAGCCCCGCCATCCAGACGCTGATCACCACCTACAACGAGGTGACGGGGGAGAACAAGACCCCCTTCACCATGGGCGGCGGCACCTATGCGCGGCACTTCCCCTACGCGGTGAGCTTCGGCCCGGAGCACACCGACCTGGCCATTCCGGATTTTGCCGGCCCCATGCACGGTGCCAACGAGGGCGCGCCCTTTGAGAAGCTGATGGAAGCGCTGAAGATCTATATTCTGGCGCTGCTCCGCCTGCAGGAGATCGACCTGTAA
- a CDS encoding helix-turn-helix transcriptional regulator, which produces MADSEQRFAQQLKKGVLEMLVLRLLSDAPGHGYQLIVRLRESSGGLLELKEGTLYPILYRLEEEGCITSAWNSPDQARPQGRVPRRVYSITETGQAVLARETAAWHRFAACVDQYLRRDPS; this is translated from the coding sequence GTGGCAGACAGTGAGCAGCGTTTTGCACAGCAACTGAAAAAGGGCGTGCTGGAAATGCTGGTGCTGCGGCTTTTGTCCGACGCCCCCGGCCACGGCTACCAACTGATCGTGCGCCTGCGGGAGAGCAGCGGCGGCCTTCTGGAATTGAAGGAAGGCACCCTCTACCCCATTCTCTACCGGCTGGAGGAGGAGGGCTGCATCACCTCGGCCTGGAACAGCCCGGACCAGGCCAGGCCCCAGGGCCGGGTGCCGCGCCGGGTCTATTCCATCACCGAAACCGGGCAGGCCGTACTGGCCCGGGAGACCGCCGCCTGGCACCGCTTTGCAGCCTGTGTGGACCAATATCTGAGGAGGGACCCATCATGA
- a CDS encoding HAAS signaling domain-containing protein has translation MKRKIGNTTIDILPPVKRYMNAIERRLRVDGPTRLRIMTELAGDFESRRESGQSDEQIMAELGTPAQVAAQFNAAFGAPRLDRRWRWAFVAAAVLVAALAVLPGLLAPGGATSVGVIGGADGPTSIYVTASPNQNLVSIFPWLLGCAGGFLLPVWRRPRSGQGGGASLLLCGLGLLPLCIVIMELGVVAYTGQLPTAQLGAACWALLTGFFRNGEWLCAAVLAWAIWDRRRTKKAAEHSVEKN, from the coding sequence ATGAAACGGAAAATCGGAAACACCACCATCGACATCCTGCCCCCCGTCAAGCGGTACATGAACGCCATAGAGCGGCGACTGCGGGTGGACGGCCCAACGCGGCTGCGCATCATGACCGAGCTGGCCGGGGACTTTGAGAGCCGCCGGGAAAGTGGCCAGAGCGACGAGCAGATCATGGCGGAGCTGGGCACCCCCGCCCAGGTGGCCGCCCAGTTCAATGCAGCCTTCGGGGCGCCGCGCCTCGACCGCCGTTGGCGGTGGGCTTTTGTGGCGGCGGCCGTTCTGGTGGCGGCGCTGGCGGTGCTGCCCGGCCTGCTCGCCCCGGGCGGGGCAACCTCCGTGGGAGTGATCGGCGGCGCGGACGGTCCCACCAGCATCTACGTGACTGCCTCCCCGAATCAAAACTTGGTGAGCATTTTCCCCTGGCTGCTGGGCTGTGCCGGCGGGTTTCTGCTGCCTGTCTGGCGGCGTCCCCGTTCCGGGCAGGGCGGGGGCGCTTCCCTGCTGCTCTGCGGCCTGGGACTACTGCCGCTGTGTATCGTCATCATGGAGCTGGGGGTGGTGGCCTACACCGGCCAGCTGCCCACGGCCCAACTGGGTGCCGCCTGCTGGGCGCTGCTCACCGGATTTTTCCGCAACGGCGAATGGCTCTGCGCCGCCGTATTGGCCTGGGCCATCTGGGACCGGCGCCGGACCAAAAAGGCGGCTGAGCATAGCGTGGAAAAAAATTGA